The following are encoded in a window of Amaranthus tricolor cultivar Red isolate AtriRed21 chromosome 2, ASM2621246v1, whole genome shotgun sequence genomic DNA:
- the LOC130805280 gene encoding rho GDP-dissociation inhibitor 1-like, with the protein MGFDEKKEIGEKSEAEKEIVNQDNEESEKLGRQTSENSICTTDHEHEDEDYDGKIDLGPQYTIKEQLEKDKDDESLRKWKEQLLGSVDLNEIGESLEPEVKILSLTILTPDRPAIYLPMPEDGKPKSPWFTLKEGSRYKLKFTFQVNNNIVLGLKYANTVWKTGIKVDSTKEMLGTFSPQAEPYDHEMPEETTPSGYFARGSYSARTKFLDDDKKCYLEINYTFDIRKDWSST; encoded by the exons ATGGGGTTTGATGAGAAGAAGGAAATTGGAGAGAAAAGTGAAGCAGAGAAAGAGATTGTTAACCAAGATAATGAAGAATCAGAGAAACTTGGTAGGCAAACGAGTGAGAATTCTATCTGTACAACTGACCATGAAcatgaagatgaagattatgATGGTAAAATTGATTTGGGTCCTCAATATACCATTAAAGAGCAATTGGAAAAAGATAAg GATGATGAGAGTTTGAGAAAGTGGAAGGAACAACTCCTTGGAAGTGTTGATTTGAATGAAATTGGAG AAAGTTTGGAACCAGAAGTGAAGATTCTAAGTCTTACGATTCTCACACCAGACAGGCCGGCCATCTATCTTCCGATGCCTGAGGATGGAAAACCGAAATCACCTTGGTTTACATTGAAGGAAGGTAGTCgttacaaattgaaatttacgTTTCAGGTTAACAACAACATTGTTCTTGGCCTTAAGTACGCCAACACTGTATGGAAAACTGGAATAAAAG TGGATAGCACAAAGGAGATGCTTGGAACGTTTAGTCCTCAAGCAGAACCATATGATCATGAGATGCCAGAAGAGACTACTCCTTCGGGTTATTTTGCCCGTGGATCATACTCTGCAAGAACAAAG TTCCTTGATGATGATAAGAAATGCTACTTGGAGATCAATTACACATTCGACATTCGTAAAGATTGGTCAAGTACATGA